The sequence CCACTCTTCCCTCCCCCGGTGCTAAGCAGCAAAGCCAGCAAGAGGCATCCAGCCGGGGCATTAGTAAAAACCAAGCCTCCCTCCAGGAATGGCACTTGCCTGAGCACCTCCCCGGCAGCACGCCCCACAGCTGGAGGGAGAACAGGGGGGCACTGGGACAAGAGCTGCAGCCTTCACAGGGTTTGCTGCCTGCACCAGCCAGCAACGTAAGTTTTCCTACCTGAGCTCACTGGcatgcacatttattttttgcacTTTCTGCCACTTTTTCAGTTTCCTCAGCGAAGATTCATGTCATCCCTTGAAAGTGGAGTGACAGCAGCCTTTGCTCCGCATTGACTTTTGCAGCTAAACAAGAGGCGTGCTTTTTTGtaacttcttattttttctttctttctttctttcctccttttaacTTCTGTCTAGGAGAGAGATGTTGTGGGAAAGGGGGGGCTTTATTTTtagagctattttttttttttcaactcagAGGACAGTGATGCTGCGGCAGGGACTTAGAGAGGTGACTGCAGACAGTGAGAGAGAAGGGGTGCACAGGGCAGACAGCTCAGGTCCTGGGCTTCTCTTCAAGTTGAActatgtgtgtgtttgcatcTGGCTATGTAAgtgcatatgtatatgtatacacatatttatatgtacatatacatatacaagGATGTGTTTGGGGACACGAAGCGGATGTGATTTAGGTCTTTGCTCCAAGAGCAGCTAGCACTGGCGTGTCACGCTGCACTTTCTCTTATTGCTCCTGTGGCTCTGGAGGTGGATAGGAGATGGGAGATCTGTCCCTTTGGTTTATCCCCTGTGGAGATCTGGAAGCAGGCAGGATCTCTGTGGGGTCCCCAGAACCCACTATCCTGCATGATATAGAGCGGTTGCAGGCATGAgttgacggttggactagatgtttTTAGTGATCactccaaccttaatgattctatgattctatgattccttggCACAGCTGGGCAGCTGCCACCGTCCCCTCTGCACATGCCAGTTTGGGGCATTTGCAGAGATAAGAGCTCCCGATGGATCAGGGCCCtgacccatccccacccccatcGATCACGGGTTTTGCGGTGTGCACGGCTATTGCTTTGCTTGCGCTTTTATCAAGCAGCCCCTGTCTCGTGGTCTGCTCTTCGGAGTGTGGAGTCCCAGTCGGATTTGGtggttgcttttccttttctctattttccttcttcttgtttcctttctttcctttgtttttctcttcctcccttccctccccagtgAGAAGAAGGAAGTGACCATGGCTGATGACCAAGATCTGTCGGAGGTGGAGATGAGCCCAGTGGGTTCTGAAGACCACCACTGCCTCTCACCAGGACCATCCATGGCGTCGGACAACTCTCCACACCTCACCGGCTCTGGAAATGGGGAGATGGGCAAGGTCAAGAAGGAGCAGCAAGACTCGGAGGCGGATGACGACAAGTTCCCTGTCTGTATCCGTGAGGCGGTCAGCCAGGTGCTGAGCGGCTATGACTGGACCCTGGTACCCATGCCTGTTCGGGTCAATGGAAGTAACAAGAGCAAACCCCACGTCAAGAGGCCCATGAACGCCTTCATGGTCTGGGCGCAGGCTGCCCGGAGGAAATTGGCTGACCAGTATCCGCACCTCCACAATGCTGAGCTCAGTAAGACCTTGGGGAAGCTCTGGAGGTAAGAGAGGGTGTGTGAGGGTGTCCTGGTGATCAGGAGAAAAGATGGAGGTGGGGAGGGTGGAGGGGTGTCTCTTGTGCCACTGCTTCCTTactggaagatgcccacagaaGGTACAGCCAGCAGCTAGGAGAATGGGGAAGAGTTCTATACCCTGTATATGTAGTGAAAGCTTCCTCAGCAGAGCTCATCACCATCCCAAATGGAGCtcacacttttctttttcatctctttccctCTGATTTTCCCTGTTGTTTCTGATCATGACACTTATCCTGATCCTCTTGTACTTGATGGTCAGGGGAGATAGTGTCTCCTTGGCTCACCCTCTGCTGAGCAAAATTATGCATAAACAGAATCTGGTCTGAGCCCCATCAACCATAATTCAACTGTGGCTGCCCCAGGACCATTTGACTTTGGGTCCCATGCCAGCAGGGGAAACTTCTGAGCAGTGCCAAGAATGACGGTCTCCCATCTGATCCCTCCTCCCATCCTTCCCAAGGTGGTCCTGGTATTGGCAGGCTGTGCAAATGCAGTGAGGCCATCAGAGGGAAGAGATAGGCAAGGAGAGACCCTGCTATATTGTGGCTCATGAGTGCCTTGATGGCCTCACTTTGTCCTCATGAGGCTGTCTATAACAGTAATGCCATCAACCTGTTAAACTTTCTGCTGCTAGCCCCCCACAGTGTCACCCCCTTGCCTTGCACCAATCAACACACATCATGGCCATCAGCCCACTGTTAAGGGGCTCTCTCATTCCCTTTTCTGCCATGACAGCACTGTATGAGAGGAAGATTTCTGCCTCTGATGGGCCACAAGACATTTTCCCCAGACATGCCCTGGCCAGAAGGTCTCTTCCTGACTCCAACCTCCTGGTCCACAAGAGAGAACTGGGCCCTTAGGcatcattttcttcctgtgctgcatTCACTTGTTTATCCTGGCCCACCAATGTGTTCTCAATAACTCAAGCAAGGGGATTTCTTTAGGTAGTCAAAGGCAAATATCTTCTCTCTTTCACTTCATCCTACTTTCTTCCCACTGACTTTCCTTTCCTCTACCCCATTTTCTGCTCCACCCTTGGACTCTGCCACCAGCCTTTGACCTCAAGTGAAGCTTGGACCCGTAGCTCTAAGGTCTGGACTGCTCTTTTCTCTTCACTCTGGTAGCCCACTGGTTTCATCTATCCCTCCCAGCATCTGTTGTCCCCACCAGGGACAGCTGTTTCCACCAGCCACACCTTGGTGtcctcttctgtttgtttatgAACCGATCACCTTCTTCACACTCTGCCCCATTTCTCTGCTTCGCAGCACCTTCTGGTGCTGTCCAAATCTACCCTGTTTTGCTCCCAAAATGttatttcaagatatttttcctGTACTGGGACATAACTCCTTCCCACGTCTTTGCTGCTAGGGCTAATGCAGCTCCCCAAGCTGTGCCAGCCCATACGAGACTGTACTGACTGGGTTATGGGTATAGCCACAGGGCTGGCATCTGAGCTAGCTAGGATGGCACACGTGTGCCCTTCTGTGGAACTAGGGACAAGAATCAGCCAACCAAAGCCTGAAGGTTaccagggctgcagccctgagccAAGATTCTCAGCCATAGTGCAGTTGGGTTGCTCTCCAATTAGGTTCCTTGTACACTGAAGGTATACTGTCTGTGAATCAGTATGGGTGACAAATTCTATTTCCACATAGGCTGCTGTGAGCTTATACAATTAGGGGCTGCATTAGCAGTGCAGGGAATGAGAGCTGATGAGCACGGAGACTGCCTGCAGACCTTTAAGGCAAGTGCCAGTGATCGGCGATTGGTAGGGATGGCAGAGCCTCGAAAATCCTCTTAAAGACTGGTCCAGTATCCTAATACTATGCTTGCCGCATCCCTACCGTGTGGACAAACGTCCTCTGAGAGGCTGAAGGGGAAGGAGTAATGGTCCCATTCACCTTCCTCAGTCTGCCCACTTAGGATGCGAAGGGTGCAGATGAAGAAGTGAATGTGCTAAAATGGAGGGTgaggggaagaagaggaggaggggaagggagggttTCCATGCTTGATGAAAGCTCGTCTTGGCTGCCTTCCTCCCCCGGGGCAGGTTGGGAGCAGCTCTCAAATGGAGGCAGGCTGCTGAAAATGTCGGTGCGATGTGACTCTAAGCCAACGTGCCGGCCAGCAACAACTCTGGAGCCAAAACCAGACGGGAGTTGGGAAGAAGGGGTacagtggggctgcagggagcagcacagagagccTATGAAGAGATCTTTGTATGGGAGTGGCAGCTCCCTCATTTCCTGCACCTCACCAAGGCAAAGAGCCAGGGATGGGGTCATGCCCATGAGCTCCAGGGCTGTGGACGTGTAGGACCAACCATCCCTGGCCGTGCACCAGGAGATCCCATCCCTACCGCCCTGACTCATCGGCAGCTGAGCCCTGGGATGGGGTCAGGCTGTGGCAGCCCGGCATGATGCCAAGTGGTGGAAGGGAAAGATGGGAAAGACGGGACGGAAGACTTTGgctcctctttctcctcccaaAGTGAGGTGCCACAGGGGTGAGTGCTTGGTGTCGGGCTGAGTGGAGGTGGCTGTGTTAAGCCCCACGAAGGCTCTGCTCCGTGATCCATATGTTCTCTGCTCATGCAAGATTCTTTTGCATTGTTGATGGAGGAGTATGGGGGGCAGAGGGGGAGGGCAGGAAACCAGTGAAATCCAAATCCCCCAAATCTCCTGGCCTTTGCCTGCTCGCACCAGTTTCACTTTGCTAAAGCCGATTTGAGCTCTGATCCCAGTgagagggaggagggagcaGGCAGGCTGGGGAAGAAGACAAAGGCACAGGGAGTAGACTTCCTGCTGTCCTGCTAGTGGCACTGCCAGCAGGCTGCTGGCCAGAAGAGAGGAGGTGAGGAGTCCAGGCACCAACAGAGGGCAGGGAGCTGGCTTCTGTGCAGACTCAAGTGACTCTTTTTCCAGGAGGCAGATATGCAAGGCTGAGCTTCGGTCTCCACTGCTCATCTCCTCTGTTCAACATCCAGCCTCTTCCTCCAAATGATACCTATGTAAAATGAGACCTTCCATTTCCAGCCATCTTATTAGGTTTAGCACTACCTGTGTTGGGAGTGTAGAGAAGCCTGAGCCCAGCTGCCATGTAGAGAAGTGTTGTAAGGGTGCAGTTTGCCTCCATTCTctcctttcatagaatcatagaataccccGAGTcggaagggacccataaaggaccatcgagtccaacttctggctccacacaggatcaCTCAAAAATTAGACCATAGGTCTGGGAGCATTGTCCAGACACTTCTTGTACTCCAGTAACATTGGTGCCGTCAGCATTGCCCTGAGGAGCCCGTTCCAGGGCCTGATCACCTTCTGGTGaaaaaccttttcctgatatccaaccgGACTGTCCCTTCATCGTCTCCCACGGAGAAGGGTTGTTTTCAAGGATGAGGTGAGGTTGCCTCCCAGTCTTTGATGCcttggacaggctgtcctttaGACACCATGGAAGGCAGATTGAAGCAGCACTGGCAGACGGATTAGAGCCCTCCTGGAGCTGTGAGCATGGTGTAGAGTGGTGGgaggagaacagaaaagctgGCGCTGGATTCACAGTGGCTCAGTTGCTTTAAGCTGCAGGATTAAGGAGGTGGAGGAATGCAGTGTGCGGCCGTGACCTTCTCAGGCTGCCTGGAGTGAACCCAGGTCAGCACCGTAATGGACTGTGGACTGCCACACACCTTCTGACAGATGGCCAAAAGGTGCTCAAAAACCAGTCACTGGCTGCTGAACCCTTTCATCCTCCTCCGTAACTCTACCTGCGTACTCCTCCTCTCTTACCTTCAGTTTTTCAGATCAATCCAGGCCTTTCTATCTATGACAATGCTTTCAGTTGAGCAGAATAAGTTACATTTAAATCTAAAGGCTTAAGGAGTACCAAGATGCTGGttcatccccatccccaggcAATTCTTTTGTTGGGAGGAAAAAGGGGTGGGCATCTCAtgaatgtgaaatattttgccATTTGTGTGCCCAGCAGTAGTACAACGAGATGGATCCCTTTTCAGAGCGCTGCTCTCTGATCAGAAGCAGTATGACTTTGAGTCACAAGAATATTTGAGGGGAAAATGGTAAAATTAAACTCAAGTGTTTCCAAGTGGAAATCTGTTAGAGCCTTGAGCAATGAAGTTGGTTTCTCTGAATTGTCCTGTCCGCATGTTGCATGGTTTCTTTGGAGATTCTATCTTACCCACAGCAGCTCATGATCAGGCAGGAGAACAGAGGACCTCACATTTGTACATCTTTTATACAGAGACCATGGTTCATCTATTTCTACAAGGTCTAGTGAcgtagaatttgtttttttgcagtaaGAAGAGCTGGATGCTTCAGCCTACAGCTGCCAACACCAATCACTGTCATTTGTGCTCAATAGAGCCATAAATTTTCCTTTGGGGTTGAAACTAAAAGATAAGTGATGTTGTTGAGCTTAATTGGGATATTGTGATTCTTTTTCTGATGTTCCtgcccctctccttcccctgtttttttaccattttggccctgcaggctgctgaaCGAAAGCGATAAGCGTCCCTTTATTGAAGAGGCGGAGCGGCTGAGGATGCAGCACAAGAAGGACCATCCCGACTACAAATACCAGCCACGGAGGCGGAAAAATGGCAAGGCCACGCAGGGCGAGGGCGAGGGCCAGGTGGAGGGGGAGGCTGGCGGGGCTGCTGCTATCCAGGCTCACTACAAGAACACCCACCTGGACCACAGGCATCCTGGGGAAGGGTCACCCATGTCTGATGGGCACCCGGAGCACTCTTCAGGTGAGTCCCATGGCTCCATGAACAAGCTGGTAGGTGACAACAATCTGGGAAGCTCAAGAAAACAAGCCATCACCTTAGGGATATGTTTCACATTGCTCATGACCTGACAAACACTGTTGGAGTCGGTGGTATAGTGACAGGCCCTTATTTCTAGAGCACTTGCATTCCTctggtcaggttggatatcatTCCTTGCTTATCATGGCTTACTGGGAGGAGCAGAGTTGATGTGTGCTGCTGTCCAGGTGTAAAGCAGTAACTCacttcttgtctttctttcctcctcaaaatgttttttacacCGCAGGTCAGAGCCACGGCCCTCCCACTCCTCCCACCACCCCTAAGACCGAGCTACAGGCAGGCAAAGCTGACTCCAAGCGAGAAGGGCGTTCCCTAGGGGAAGGGGGAAAGCCACACATTGACTTCGGCAATGTGGACATCGGGGAGATCAGCCATGAAGTGATGTCCAACATGGAGACCTTTGATGTCAACGAATTCGACCAATACCTGCCACCCAACGGACACGCCGGCCACCCAGGCCATGTTGGGGGCTACGCAGCGGCTGCTGGCTATGGCCTTGGGAGCGCCCTGGCTGCAGCCAGTGGACACTCAGCCTGGATCTCCAAGCAGCACGGAGTCTCCTTGTCCGCCACCACATCACCAGTGGTGGACTCCAAGGCCCAGGTGAAAACGGAGGGGTCTGCCCCTGGAGGTCATTACACCGATCAACCCTCCACCTCCCAGATAGCTTACACATCCCTGAGTCTGCCCCACTATGGTTCGGCTTTCCCCTCCATCTCCAGGCCCCAGTTTGACTATCCTGATCACCAGCCCTCGGGACCCTACTACAGCCACTCCAGCCAAGCCTCCGGCCTCTACTCTGCCTTCTCCTAT is a genomic window of Meleagris gallopavo isolate NT-WF06-2002-E0010 breed Aviagen turkey brand Nicholas breeding stock chromosome 1, Turkey_5.1, whole genome shotgun sequence containing:
- the SOX10 gene encoding transcription factor SOX-10, producing the protein MADDQDLSEVEMSPVGSEDHHCLSPGPSMASDNSPHLTGSGNGEMGKVKKEQQDSEADDDKFPVCIREAVSQVLSGYDWTLVPMPVRVNGSNKSKPHVKRPMNAFMVWAQAARRKLADQYPHLHNAELSKTLGKLWRLLNESDKRPFIEEAERLRMQHKKDHPDYKYQPRRRKNGKATQGEGEGQVEGEAGGAAAIQAHYKNTHLDHRHPGEGSPMSDGHPEHSSGQSHGPPTPPTTPKTELQAGKADSKREGRSLGEGGKPHIDFGNVDIGEISHEVMSNMETFDVNEFDQYLPPNGHAGHPGHVGGYAAAAGYGLGSALAAASGHSAWISKQHGVSLSATTSPVVDSKAQVKTEGSAPGGHYTDQPSTSQIAYTSLSLPHYGSAFPSISRPQFDYPDHQPSGPYYSHSSQASGLYSAFSYMGPSQRPLYTAISDPTPSVPQSHSPTHWEQPVYTTLSRP